GCTTGCCCGGTGCGCATCAGGTCCAGAACGCCGCGCTGGCCTTCGCCATGTTGCGCCATCAGAACGTCATCCCGGTCGGCGAAGCGGCGTTGAAGGCCGCCCCGCTCTGGGCACATTGGCCCGCCCGTCTGCAAAGGCTCGACCGTGGACCGCTGCTGGAGCCCTTGCCGGAACGCACTGAGGCATGGCTCGACGGCGGCCATAATGCCGGAGCGGGCGAAGCGATCGCCGCCTTCTTCACCCCTGACCGGCTGGAAGGGCAAAAGCTCCAGCTCGTCATCGGTATGCTCTCCAACAAGGATCTGGACGCCTATCTCGTCCCCTTCGCCGGCCGCATTGCCCATATCCACGCCCTCCCGGTCCCTGGACATGACCATCATCCGCCCGAACGATTCGCCGCCATCGCGGATTTATGGGGCATATCCTGCACCGCGCATGACAATGCCGAGGGCGCCATCGCCGCCATTGCCGCACAGGCCCAGCCCGCGCCAAAGCTGCTGATTGCAGGCTCGCTTTACCTGGCAGGCGAAATTTTGCGGCTGAACGGGCAATATCCCGACTGAAATTACTTGCGATTGACTCGCAATAGCGTACCTTCACCATCGAACGACAAGATAGAAGGTACGAACGCATGACCCATGGAGAGTCCCCCGCCCTCGATCAGCCCAGCCCGCTTCCCGGCGGCTATGGCAACCGGCTGTTCCTTTATGTGATGCGCCGCATGGCCACCGCCGGGGTCAACGATGCCCATGCCGCCAATGCGATGCTGGGCGCCTTTGGAAGAAGCTACCGCCGCCCACTGGTCCTGATGCGCGCGATGATGCTGGAACTGGCGCGCACGTCCAGCCGCAAGATCCTGATTGCTCCCTGTTGCTGCTCCCGCATGACGACGGACGAGGCGCTGATGATGCAGGCGGTGGGCGGCGCCCTGCGCAACCCGCGCACAGCCTATGACGATGTCGCGACCCTGCTCGGCAACGACCATGCGCTGGGCGCGCTCACCTGCCTGCAAGCGGTGGCACAGGCCCATAATGATCTGGGCCGCCCGCTTGACCTTTATGCGGCAGGCTGACCCGTGTCTCCCGCTGCGCTGCCGACGCTGGTTTCGACCAGACCGGCGCGCATCAGCAGCCAGAACAACAGGATTCCCGGCAGCGCCAACAGGGTCGTGAGCAGATAAAAGTCGACATAGCCGAAGCGTTCGATCAATGCCCCAGCCGTTGTCCCGGTCAGAAAGCGGCCCAATATGCTCGCCGCGGCGGAGATCATCGCATATTGGGCCGCAGTAAAGCGCAGATCGCACAGCGCGGAGAAATAGGCGACCACCGCGACCCCACCGATCCCGCTCGCGAAATTCTCGAAACCGATGGCACCGGCCATGCCGAGATTGCTCTTCCCCACCGCCGCGAGCGCCGCGAAGCTGAAGTTGGAAACGGCCATCAGGATCAGGCTGATCATGACCGACCGCTTCATCCCCAGTCGCGCATAGAGCACGCCGCCCACGAAAATTCCCGCCAGCAATGCCCAGAAACCCACGCCGACATCGTAAAGCGCGATCTCGTCATTGCTGTAGCCCAGATCGTTGAACAGCAACCGGAATGTCAGATTGGCCAGCGTATCGCCAATCTTGTGAACGATGATGAACAGCAGGACGAGCAGCGCACCCCTGCGCCGGAAAAAGTCGACGAACGGACCCACAATCGCCTGCGCCAGATTGCCCATGCTCTTGCGAGTCGCGATTTCACGATGCCGTTCAGGCTCCCCCACGACCAGCGCCGCCAGCATTGCGGGCAGGGCGAAGAGCGAGCAGGCGAGATAGGCAATGGTCCAGTTCCAGTGCTGCGCGACCACCAGCCCCACGGCGCCGGCCGCCGCAGCGCCGATCCGCCAGCCATATTGCGACATGCCCGCGCCGATACCCAATTGTTCAGGCTTCAATATCTCGATGCGATAGCCGTCGATGATGATATCGAAGGTGGCGCCCGCTATGCCCAACAGGATCGCGGCTCGCACCGTCCCCATGATATCGGCCGCCGGATCCACGACCGCCAGATTGACCACGGCCGCCATCACCAGCAGCCCCGCCACCAGCATCCAGGACACGCGCTGCCCCATGCGATGCAACAGAGGCAGTTTCACCCCCTCTATCACCCATGCCCACAGCCATTTGAAATTATAGGCCAGCAAAACCAGACTGAAGGTGGTGACGCTTTTCTTGTCGATCCCGTCCTGCGCCAGTCGCGACGCCAGATTGGCCCCGATCATCGCAAAGGGAAAACCGGAGGATATCCCCAGGAAAAGCGCGGCCAGGGGCGCTTTCTCGACATAGGGTTTGACCGCATCCAGCCAGCTTCCGGTACCCTTGGCGATGTCGGTCATAAATATGTGCGCCCCCGAATGAATTGATCGGTGCCACCATATGAACAAATGCCGCCGAGGCAAGCCGCGCCGCAGTGCTGAAAATCAGGCAGCATCCTCAAACAGATGCAATCCCTCGGGAAATCGCGGCAACGGCTTCCCACGCAACAGAGCGTCCAGCACTTCGATCGCCGCCAGCAGGTCCCGAGGCGCATAGGGCTTCGTCAGACAGCCCAACGCCACTTCCCGCGCATCGACGGGGCAGGCGCCAGTCACGAACAGCACCGATACGCCCTTGCCCGCAGCGAAGCGGGCCAGGTCGATCCCGGTCTTCCTGCCATGCAGCATCACGTCCGCAATGACCAGATCGACGCTCTCTTCCTCAATGACACTGACAGCATGGGCATATTCATCGACGGTCGCGGTCACGCGATAGCCGGCCATCTCCAGCACATGTTCATTGTCGAAGGCAACCAGCGGCTCGTCCTCAACCACCAGCACGCTGCGAATGGCCTTGCGGCGCCCCCGCGCCCCGGCTTCCCCTTTTACCAGCCCGAAAAACATTTGCCGATCCGCCCCAATTGCGCCATTCAGCCGACCAATGTGCGATGCCCCAAGCGGGTCTCTTGTCGTCCCGGCACATTGGCGTCAGGACAGCATCATTAGTCAATTTTCTGGCGCTCCCGATATGGGAATGCCATCCCGTTTTGAAAAGGAACTTTTCCGTGGAACCGCCGAAAAAATCTGGACCGCCGCGCCGGTCAGGCCCCGGCGGTCCCAGGCGTCCGGCCGGCACCAAAACCGGCACTCCGGTCACGCCCGGTTCCCGCCCGGCACGCCCGCCGTTCAAAAAGGCGAAAACGGCCCCAGCGAAGCCCGCAAACCCACATCCTGCCCGGGCGGCGGCAGCTGCCGGTGGCAAGACTGAGCCTCAACGGATCGCGAAACTGCTCGCCCGCGCCGGCGTCGCCTCCCGCCGCGAGATCGAACGGATGATCGAGGAAGGCCGCATCACCCTGAACGGCGAAGCGATCACGACCCCCGCGACGCTGCTCTCGTCGCTCCACGGCATTGCGGTCGACGGCAATCCGGTCGCTCAGCCTGCGCCCACCCGCCTGTTCCTTTTCC
This region of Sphingobium sp. EM0848 genomic DNA includes:
- a CDS encoding DUF6628 family protein is translated as MTHGESPALDQPSPLPGGYGNRLFLYVMRRMATAGVNDAHAANAMLGAFGRSYRRPLVLMRAMMLELARTSSRKILIAPCCCSRMTTDEALMMQAVGGALRNPRTAYDDVATLLGNDHALGALTCLQAVAQAHNDLGRPLDLYAAG
- a CDS encoding MFS transporter, with product MTDIAKGTGSWLDAVKPYVEKAPLAALFLGISSGFPFAMIGANLASRLAQDGIDKKSVTTFSLVLLAYNFKWLWAWVIEGVKLPLLHRMGQRVSWMLVAGLLVMAAVVNLAVVDPAADIMGTVRAAILLGIAGATFDIIIDGYRIEILKPEQLGIGAGMSQYGWRIGAAAAGAVGLVVAQHWNWTIAYLACSLFALPAMLAALVVGEPERHREIATRKSMGNLAQAIVGPFVDFFRRRGALLVLLFIIVHKIGDTLANLTFRLLFNDLGYSNDEIALYDVGVGFWALLAGIFVGGVLYARLGMKRSVMISLILMAVSNFSFAALAAVGKSNLGMAGAIGFENFASGIGGVAVVAYFSALCDLRFTAAQYAMISAAASILGRFLTGTTAGALIERFGYVDFYLLTTLLALPGILLFWLLMRAGLVETSVGSAAGDTGQPAA
- a CDS encoding response regulator: MFFGLVKGEAGARGRRKAIRSVLVVEDEPLVAFDNEHVLEMAGYRVTATVDEYAHAVSVIEEESVDLVIADVMLHGRKTGIDLARFAAGKGVSVLFVTGACPVDAREVALGCLTKPYAPRDLLAAIEVLDALLRGKPLPRFPEGLHLFEDAA